AAATCACCGACAGGTTGAGACTTTTTATCGAGGAACTGGAAAACAATAAGACAAACGCACTTCTGATAAAAGGTGAATACGGCAGCGGTAAAAGTCATACGCTCAGTCACTTTAGGTATGAGGCCGTCAAACGTGGTTTTGTCGTTTCTCAAATCACGATCGATCAGGGATTCAAGTTAAACCGCCTGGATGAGCTATACCATGAAATCATGCACAACCTATATGCCACAGACGGTTCAAACATGGCCTCATTCGAAGACATGTTCGGCATTTGGATCGATAATTTAAGGCACTCACCGGACCGGAGCCTTGCAAGCCATCAGATCAAATTCGTCATCGATGAGATGAACAGGCATCACGATTCCTTCAGCAGGGCCTTTTTAGGCTATATCAGGGCATCCCTTGTAAACGACACCGAAAAGGCTCACGTATGCGCAGCCTGGCTTCGTGGTGATAAGAATATTCCCGCAGCTGCAAAACGCGATTTTGGAATCGTCGGGACAATCGATCAGAACAACGCCTTTCACTTTATCAAGGCTTTCTCACATCTTGTGACACTACTCGGCCATAAGGGACTCATACTTATGATCGACGAGCTGGACCTGATCCGCAGCTTAAGGGCGGACAGCAGAACGTCGACCTATGCGACCCTAAGAGAAATCATCGATTCGCAATTTGGAGGAGCACTTGGAAATTTCGGGGTCATCCTTGCCGGAACTCCAGAGTTTTACATGGATCCCTCAACAGGAGTTGCAAGCCATATTCCCCTTGCCCAGCGTTTCGGCCTTGTAGAAGGTATGAAAAACCATCAGGAGCAACTCTTTGATATCGCATCTCTGACAACCGATGACTTATACCTGATCAGTGAGAACATCATGAGTATCTACCAGGTCGCCTACGCTCAGATGGAGATGCCTACCTTCGAAAACGCCTGCCATTTGGTCCTTATGGAGATGAAAAAAAGTAAGCTCGCCTTTTCTTCCATCACCATCCGAATGTTCATCCAGCAATTCATCTCGCTCCTTGACGAGATGAGAAAACACCCTCACCAGAAAATCTATCAGTCTAACCTGACGTTTGAGCTGACTGAAAACGGTGAGATGCGGTTTAAAAATAGATTATAGCTGAACAGATTATAATAAAGAGAATGCCTATGCATTCTCTTTACTCTTATAGTTATGTACTTCCACACGGTTTCTGCCTTTGTTCTTCGCTTCATACAGGCATTCGTCTGCAAAAAGGATGAGCATTCTGCGTTCGTCGTTTTCTTTGGGTACGATGGTCGCAAGTCCGATACTGATCGTCAGAAAACCTGTCGTCGTCATTTCATTGATGATTCCAAGCTCAGAAATGGCTGTCCTCAGTTCCTGAGCGAGAACATACGCCTCCTCTGAGGTGATGTCCGTCATCACAGCCACAAACTCCTCTCCACCATATCTGGCAAACAGACGTCCGCTAAACCTAAACGCCTTGTTTAGCTTTTGCGCGACCGCTATCAATACTTCGTCACCCTTTAAATGTCCATAATGGTCGTTAAACATTTTAAAGTAGTCTATATCAATCATCATCAGATGGATTTCTGTCTTTTTAATCATCGCGATTTCAAAGAGCTGCTCAAAGACATCTTCAAACCGCCTTCTGTTAGGCACCTTTGTCAGACCGTCTATCTCAGAAATGTTCTTTAGCTCTGCGTTTAACCTCTCGAGCTCCCTTTGGGCCTTAAGCCTCGTTGTGATTTCCTGTTCCAGTTTTTTCGACTTTTTCGCATTGTTTATCGCGATGGCAAGATAAGCGCTTAGGGCGTTTATCAAATCGAACTGGTCCTCATCATAACCATCCTTTTCATAACACTGCACAGAACACACACCTATGACATTGTCATTATAACGTAGCGGCACACAAATCAGTGATTGTACGGCAATCTCGTTTGTCACAAGCATCTTCTCGCTAAACTCAGGCATTTCTAAAGCGACATCACCAGACCTTACCAGCGACGACTCACGATAGACTTTTGCCAAAAGGCTATTGGGATCCTCTATCGAAATGCAAATATCCGACTCGAGTTGACCTTCTTCAAAAGTGGTCAGGTTCACAAGATGCGTGCCCTCATCGTTGAGCATCACCATGATAAAGGCGTCGATAGGCATATGCGATCTCAAACTGTTGAACACCGAAAACATGATCTCTGAAAGGTCCAGTGTGGATGTGATCTGCTGACCGATCTTACTGATCAGCTGAATGCGTGTATACGCTTGTTCCAGTTGGTTCTTTTTTGCCACAAGCTCATCAGACTTTAGTCTTAGCTCTTCATTCTTCTGTTTGACCACCGCTCTTTCTTCCAAAGACTCCTCGATTTCAAACCTGATCTGCATCGCATTGATCTGTTGAAGATTGATCTGCTTGCTATGTTCCTTCTCAAGCGTCTGATACGCCTTGAAGTACTCTATGGACTTTTCTTGATCCCCTATCAGATCATATGCCTTTGCAAGCTCCACATGCAGTTCCATACGTGGAATCAAATTACCTTCCTTCAACGACAGACTCCTTGCGAACTCAAGAATTTCGATGATTTCGGTCAGGTCCGCGCCCAGCTGTCCCTTCAGCTTGGAATAGTAGATGATGGTCCTGATCAAGTTCCTGTTGTCCTCCAACTGCTGGCAGATCTCGATGGATTCCTTATACCTGGCATCCATCAACTCGTACTCACCTCTACCGAAGTGAACGATCATCTCCACGTATTTCACATGCGAGAGTTCCAGATCGACATTCTCCCGATTGGAGAGCTCGTACACTTGATTGCAGTAGTCCATCGCCTTTTCATAGGCTTTTCTCATCGCCTCGATTTCACCTAGGTTGATCAGGATGATCGACTTGAGCCTGTGGTATAGGTTGCGATTGGATGTGGTTTCATCCAGATGCTTGTAGGCAAGCTCGTAATAATGGTATGCGCTGTCGATATCGCCAAGGTCGTTGTAGAGTTCACCGATGTTATTGGCACCGACACTCATCACAAGCTCCACCTTATGCTCCTCACCCAGTCGCATGGTCTTCATATAGGCGTTGAGCGCCCTATCCGTGACACCAAGCTCGGCAAGTGCGTTACCTTTTGAATTGAACGCTTTACATAGCATGGTATAGTTTTCATGATCATAACACATGGCAATCAGATGATTGATTGAATTTAGCGACTGGCTGTAATGGCTTAATGTGAGTTCTATGTTTGCTTTTTTTAAAAGCAACTCAAAATAGAAGTCGAGGTCGTCCTGCGCTTCAACACTTCCTAACAGGTCCTCCACCAGCTCATAGGCCTTAATAGGGTTCGTCGACATTGCCATATTCAGCTCATTGCTAAGTATTCCTATCTCTTGTTGGCTTAGTCCCATAACGCCACTCCTCATGCAGTCGAAATTTGATTTCGTCCTTGTAATTTGGCACGGTACAGTTGTTGATCGGCAGCCTTGATCAAATTGTAAAAATCAGCTTCCTTTGTTAGAATCCCAGTATGTATGCCGATACTGATCGTCACCTTGTCATTCAGATCCAAAAGGGTTGTCAGTCCCTTAACTTCTTCTAAGAGTTCTACGCAGGCTTGGCCGATCGCTCTGACATGAATTGCCGATGCGATCACAAGAAACTCTTCCCCGCCAAATCTTGTCACTAAAAAATCGTCCTTAACAAATTTATCCTTAATCAGTTTCCCAAGCAATTTCAGCAGCCTATCGCCATTGACATGTCCATGGGTGTCGTTAAAGCGCTTAAAATGATCAAGGTCCATCACGGTCACCACCATCTCACATGGCATAGGCGTACTCATCATCCACTGCGAAATGCCATTTGCAAGTCCCGTCCTATTGAACAATCCGGTCAATGGGTCCATGCTCGATTTTTCTTTCAGTTCGAAATTCTTATCCCTTAAGGCGACTAAGGTATGATGGTGCATGACCTGCTGTTTGGCGATTTCCTTTTGTTTGTCGTGAAGGTTTAAAGCACCGGCGACCACCAGGCCGAACAGATTGAACAGGGCCTCGTCGTAGTCGCTGTAGTAATCGATATGATGGTGCTGCACACTGATCACTCCAATGGAGTTTTCGCATGTCAAAAGCGGAACAAACATCATCGACTGTGATGGTCCGGCCCCTTTATCCTTTCCCTTAAATGACTGATTGAAATCAAAGCTATCACTTCCTATTCTGACCGTCTGCTTCGAGCTGATCGCATGATAGGCATAGCTTGGAAAGGTCAGGTCCTGTTTGAAGTTCCTAAGGATTTCACCTTTTGATTCTATGTACTCGAAATCGATGAGCTGCTTGTCCTCCGATAAAAATCCGACTAAAAAATCTGAATAGCCGATCATCCTTGGAAGGTGGGTGGTACACAAGCGGTAGATGTCGT
The window above is part of the Fusibacter sp. A1 genome. Proteins encoded here:
- a CDS encoding BREX system ATP-binding domain-containing protein — encoded protein: MTQTDALVLLNAFRMGVVPGPILSGTIDRKKITDRLRLFIEELENNKTNALLIKGEYGSGKSHTLSHFRYEAVKRGFVVSQITIDQGFKLNRLDELYHEIMHNLYATDGSNMASFEDMFGIWIDNLRHSPDRSLASHQIKFVIDEMNRHHDSFSRAFLGYIRASLVNDTEKAHVCAAWLRGDKNIPAAAKRDFGIVGTIDQNNAFHFIKAFSHLVTLLGHKGLILMIDELDLIRSLRADSRTSTYATLREIIDSQFGGALGNFGVILAGTPEFYMDPSTGVASHIPLAQRFGLVEGMKNHQEQLFDIASLTTDDLYLISENIMSIYQVAYAQMEMPTFENACHLVLMEMKKSKLAFSSITIRMFIQQFISLLDEMRKHPHQKIYQSNLTFELTENGEMRFKNRL
- a CDS encoding diguanylate cyclase; amino-acid sequence: MGLSQQEIGILSNELNMAMSTNPIKAYELVEDLLGSVEAQDDLDFYFELLLKKANIELTLSHYSQSLNSINHLIAMCYDHENYTMLCKAFNSKGNALAELGVTDRALNAYMKTMRLGEEHKVELVMSVGANNIGELYNDLGDIDSAYHYYELAYKHLDETTSNRNLYHRLKSIILINLGEIEAMRKAYEKAMDYCNQVYELSNRENVDLELSHVKYVEMIVHFGRGEYELMDARYKESIEICQQLEDNRNLIRTIIYYSKLKGQLGADLTEIIEILEFARSLSLKEGNLIPRMELHVELAKAYDLIGDQEKSIEYFKAYQTLEKEHSKQINLQQINAMQIRFEIEESLEERAVVKQKNEELRLKSDELVAKKNQLEQAYTRIQLISKIGQQITSTLDLSEIMFSVFNSLRSHMPIDAFIMVMLNDEGTHLVNLTTFEEGQLESDICISIEDPNSLLAKVYRESSLVRSGDVALEMPEFSEKMLVTNEIAVQSLICVPLRYNDNVIGVCSVQCYEKDGYDEDQFDLINALSAYLAIAINNAKKSKKLEQEITTRLKAQRELERLNAELKNISEIDGLTKVPNRRRFEDVFEQLFEIAMIKKTEIHLMMIDIDYFKMFNDHYGHLKGDEVLIAVAQKLNKAFRFSGRLFARYGGEEFVAVMTDITSEEAYVLAQELRTAISELGIINEMTTTGFLTISIGLATIVPKENDERRMLILFADECLYEAKNKGRNRVEVHNYKSKENA